A genomic segment from Arcobacter acticola encodes:
- a CDS encoding zinc-binding metallopeptidase family protein, translating into MKTFKCDCENNQILFFESSSCVACERVVGVDDNFNKVETYNLDEKSGYYFKANQPDIHYKKCDNNANYHICNGMVNMNNFEPVPNKDEVLCFACRFNETIPDLSIVEHIPLWKKMEVAKRRAIYTLKALSLPLDNIQQNPKSGLSFDFTTDRDVSDHFLTKLDDQETVFTGHDNGHITINLAEADEVARSNTKHAMGEQYRTLLGHFRHELGHYYFEKLIAKSKKKHELCKKYFGDDELDYQEALKKHYENGAPENWSDHFISEYATMHPYEDWAETWAHYMHIMDTLETAKNFNITGSIGDNLYSGNVGDLKLPQSSYFFSSQTSITSILDTWMDFSVILNSLNRSMGMNDAYPFVLTQSVRTKLSFIHHAIHDKLDRMPELTDEKKETLN; encoded by the coding sequence ATGAAAACTTTTAAATGTGACTGTGAAAATAATCAAATACTGTTTTTTGAAAGTAGCTCTTGTGTTGCTTGTGAAAGAGTAGTTGGAGTTGATGATAATTTTAATAAAGTAGAAACATATAACTTAGATGAAAAGAGCGGTTACTATTTTAAAGCAAATCAACCAGACATTCATTATAAAAAATGCGATAATAATGCTAACTATCACATTTGTAATGGTATGGTTAATATGAATAATTTTGAACCCGTACCAAATAAAGATGAAGTCTTATGTTTTGCTTGTCGTTTTAATGAAACTATTCCTGATTTATCAATTGTTGAGCATATTCCTTTATGGAAAAAAATGGAAGTAGCAAAACGTCGAGCTATTTATACACTTAAAGCATTATCTCTTCCATTAGATAATATTCAACAAAATCCAAAAAGTGGTTTGAGTTTTGATTTCACAACAGACCGTGATGTAAGTGACCATTTCTTGACTAAATTAGATGATCAAGAAACAGTATTTACAGGTCATGATAATGGACATATTACTATTAACCTAGCTGAAGCAGATGAAGTTGCTCGTTCTAATACAAAACATGCCATGGGTGAGCAGTACCGTACATTACTTGGTCATTTCAGACATGAACTTGGTCATTACTATTTTGAAAAACTAATTGCCAAATCAAAAAAGAAACATGAACTATGTAAAAAATATTTTGGTGATGATGAGTTAGATTATCAAGAAGCTCTTAAAAAACATTATGAAAATGGTGCTCCAGAAAACTGGAGTGATCACTTTATAAGTGAGTATGCTACTATGCACCCATATGAAGATTGGGCCGAAACTTGGGCACATTATATGCATATTATGGATACTTTAGAAACAGCAAAAAACTTCAATATTACGGGTTCTATTGGAGATAATTTATATAGTGGGAATGTTGGTGATTTAAAATTACCTCAAAGTTCTTACTTCTTTTCATCTCAAACATCAATAACAAGTATCTTAGATACATGGATGGACTTTTCTGTTATTCTTAACTCTTTAAATCGTAGTATGGGAATGAATGATGCCTATCCCTTTGTATTAACACAATCAGTACGAACAAAACTTTCTTTTATTCATCATGCGATTCATGATAAACTAGATCGTATGCCAGAATTAACAGATGAAAAAAAAGAGACATTAAACTAA
- a CDS encoding MarR family winged helix-turn-helix transcriptional regulator, with the protein MSYDLESSIGFKINQTANKINNKFNTLLQKYDIAPEQRAALEIIKYEKEVNQTKIANILAKDKTTISRTLASLEKKGFILKKQINKRTNLIELTPQGEKILEESVLIVKEFRKKVSSNLDENEIKKIVELLEKVAFNMEN; encoded by the coding sequence ATGTCTTATGACTTAGAAAGCTCTATTGGTTTTAAAATAAACCAAACAGCAAATAAAATAAACAATAAATTCAATACCCTACTTCAAAAATATGATATTGCACCTGAACAAAGAGCAGCACTTGAAATCATAAAATATGAAAAAGAGGTAAATCAAACAAAAATAGCAAATATTCTTGCAAAGGATAAAACCACAATAAGCAGAACATTAGCAAGCTTAGAAAAAAAAGGTTTTATTCTAAAAAAACAAATTAATAAAAGAACAAATCTAATAGAACTAACGCCCCAAGGGGAAAAAATTTTAGAAGAAAGTGTTCTTATAGTAAAAGAGTTTAGAAAAAAAGTATCTTCAAATCTTGATGAAAATGAAATAAAAAAAATTGTTGAACTTCTTGAAAAAGTAGCTTTTAATATGGAAAACTAA
- a CDS encoding multidrug effflux MFS transporter, translating to MKKSINHIYLIILLSVLSSVAPMGVDTYLPSIPDIAKSFNVSIHKIELSLSIFLIGFSIGQVFGGPISDRYGRKMSSIFGLLGYALFSFIIIFSSTIYELWVYRFFEAFFGGIVVVNAAAAVRDRFHGAEAAKVFSLIGMVRSLAPLLAPAIGAFIIHFFNWEAVFIFLTIYALIVAFFVYKDLEESYTYTKQNVFESFKLVLSHKNALKAMLTLGFSFGGFFIIIAKTSFIYIEYFKIQTDYFPFFFGINFIVLMLMIKVNVNLLKSINPINLVKIALLIQVISGVLFVLNYENISLILIMILIASYMSMMAFIFGNCMALTLEHFPKNAGVASGVVGVLQFGLGAIISSIALSFHSETFLPIAFSISIISFLAFLIMRTYKI from the coding sequence ATGAAGAAATCAATAAATCACATATATTTAATCATTTTATTATCGGTATTATCTTCAGTTGCACCAATGGGAGTTGATACATATTTACCCTCAATTCCAGATATTGCAAAATCATTTAATGTAAGTATTCACAAAATCGAACTTTCATTATCAATATTTCTAATTGGTTTTTCAATTGGTCAAGTATTTGGAGGCCCTATTTCCGATAGATATGGAAGAAAAATGAGTTCTATCTTTGGACTTTTAGGTTATGCCTTATTTAGTTTTATTATCATCTTTAGCTCAACTATTTATGAATTATGGGTTTATAGATTCTTTGAAGCATTCTTTGGAGGAATTGTTGTAGTAAATGCAGCCGCTGCTGTGAGAGATAGATTTCATGGGGCTGAAGCTGCAAAAGTATTTTCACTTATTGGAATGGTAAGAAGTTTAGCTCCTTTATTAGCTCCTGCTATTGGAGCATTTATTATTCACTTTTTTAACTGGGAAGCTGTATTTATATTTTTAACAATTTATGCTTTAATTGTGGCTTTTTTTGTTTATAAAGATTTAGAAGAGAGTTATACATATACAAAACAAAATGTATTTGAATCATTTAAATTAGTACTAAGCCATAAAAATGCCTTAAAAGCAATGTTGACTTTAGGTTTTAGTTTTGGTGGTTTTTTTATAATTATTGCAAAGACATCTTTTATTTATATAGAATATTTTAAAATTCAAACTGATTATTTTCCATTCTTTTTTGGAATAAATTTTATAGTTTTAATGCTAATGATTAAAGTAAATGTGAATCTACTCAAAAGTATAAATCCTATTAATCTTGTAAAAATTGCTCTTTTAATTCAGGTAATTTCAGGAGTTTTATTTGTCTTAAATTATGAGAATATTAGTTTGATTTTAATTATGATTTTAATAGCATCATATATGAGTATGATGGCTTTTATATTTGGAAATTGTATGGCTTTGACTTTGGAGCATTTCCCAAAAAATGCAGGAGTTGCTTCAGGAGTTGTAGGAGTTTTACAGTTTGGATTAGGGGCGATTATTTCTTCAATTGCACTATCATTTCACAGTGAGACTTTTTTACCAATAGCTTTTAGTATTTCAATCATTTCATTTCTTGCATTTTTAATAATGCGAACATATAAGATATAA
- a CDS encoding adenylate/guanylate cyclase domain-containing protein, with the protein MKSFLNYLTSSFLTHINIELSKDEKILNNIDIGKKPARIGIKKVHNEIYKSYPNIKPIEFNFVYELNVIRLNKQNYYDSSFEGFDIVFWESIKDLQNLTKESRKTYKKTVVEILKNFDHKKFGLNMQTFLRSQAELRKILHEMIREYYKNDEAKIKKSWDIIYEQNMEHQGWIIEHFEFLLIDAWEKSEDLLNNILPIKIAKELKKKKKVEPTHIKEASVLFTDFKGFTQLTEQMDSKQLVNELDICFREFDAIVKKFSLEKIKTLGDGYMCAGGVPQENRHHIFNICLAGLEMVEKINELAKTRAMSCGGYWQVRVGIHFGEIVAGVIGKHKFSYDIWGDTVNTASKMESSGVPGEVNISEELKNKIEKYFDIESRGEIPAKNKGNLKMYLLKGLKEKYKQNGLPSFISDYKN; encoded by the coding sequence ATGAAATCTTTTTTAAACTACTTAACATCTTCATTTTTAACTCATATTAATATTGAATTGAGTAAAGACGAGAAAATACTAAATAATATTGATATTGGGAAAAAGCCAGCTAGAATTGGAATAAAAAAAGTACATAATGAGATTTATAAATCTTATCCTAACATAAAGCCTATTGAATTTAATTTTGTATATGAACTTAATGTTATTAGATTAAACAAACAAAACTATTATGATTCAAGTTTTGAGGGATTTGATATAGTATTTTGGGAATCCATAAAAGACTTACAAAATCTAACAAAAGAGAGTAGAAAAACATACAAAAAAACTGTTGTAGAAATATTAAAAAATTTTGATCATAAAAAATTTGGATTAAACATGCAGACTTTTTTAAGATCCCAAGCAGAACTTAGAAAAATTCTACATGAAATGATTAGAGAGTATTATAAAAATGATGAGGCAAAAATAAAAAAGTCTTGGGATATAATTTATGAACAAAACATGGAACATCAAGGTTGGATTATAGAACACTTTGAATTCCTACTTATAGATGCTTGGGAAAAAAGTGAAGATCTATTAAATAATATTTTACCAATAAAAATAGCAAAAGAACTAAAAAAGAAAAAAAAAGTAGAACCTACTCATATAAAAGAAGCTTCTGTACTTTTTACAGACTTTAAAGGATTTACTCAACTTACAGAGCAAATGGATTCAAAACAGTTAGTAAATGAACTAGATATATGTTTTAGAGAATTTGATGCAATTGTAAAAAAGTTTTCATTAGAAAAGATAAAAACTTTGGGAGATGGCTATATGTGTGCAGGAGGGGTTCCTCAAGAAAACAGACATCATATTTTTAATATATGTTTAGCAGGGCTAGAAATGGTTGAAAAAATAAATGAACTTGCAAAAACAAGAGCAATGTCTTGTGGTGGATATTGGCAAGTTAGAGTTGGAATACATTTTGGAGAAATTGTAGCTGGTGTTATTGGTAAACATAAGTTTAGTTATGATATTTGGGGTGACACTGTAAATACAGCTAGTAAAATGGAATCCTCTGGAGTGCCAGGAGAAGTGAATATTTCAGAAGAATTAAAAAACAAGATAGAGAAATATTTTGATATAGAAAGTAGAGGTGAAATTCCTGCAAAAAACAAAGGTAATCTCAAAATGTATCTGTTAAAAGGACTAAAAGAAAAATATAAACAAAATGGATTACCTTCTTTTATTAGTGATTATAAAAATTAA
- a CDS encoding bacteriohemerythrin, translating into MQNNDQEILIWRSEYNINNFKIDSEHQKLFAIAREAINVTKLKDDIEINTKLKEIITKLFDYVNYHFKNKEIHENIVNTINEFVKQLATLSEDSFEKELAKLIDGTIVHHIVQEDKKIISWLKANSSQNDS; encoded by the coding sequence ATGCAAAACAATGATCAAGAGATACTTATTTGGCGTTCAGAATATAATATTAATAATTTTAAAATAGACTCTGAACATCAAAAACTTTTCGCAATTGCAAGGGAAGCTATAAATGTAACAAAACTAAAAGATGATATAGAAATTAATACTAAATTAAAAGAAATTATTACTAAACTTTTTGATTATGTAAATTATCATTTTAAAAATAAAGAAATACATGAAAATATTGTTAATACAATAAATGAGTTTGTAAAACAACTTGCAACTTTAAGTGAAGATAGTTTTGAAAAAGAACTAGCTAAACTTATAGATGGAACTATTGTTCATCATATAGTTCAAGAAGATAAAAAAATCATCTCTTGGCTAAAAGCCAATTCAAGCCAAAACGATTCCTAG
- a CDS encoding hemerythrin family protein, translating into MDKEHKELFNIAQEAFAYVEEKDKTKKIKEIVTDLYDYMKTHFSHEEKFMQDINYPKSEEHKKLHREIILKINEFVKQLPTMNISDFEKELSKIIDISLVHHIIQEDRKIIAWERMNPHKK; encoded by the coding sequence ATAGACAAAGAGCACAAAGAACTTTTTAATATTGCACAAGAAGCATTTGCATATGTTGAAGAAAAAGATAAAACTAAAAAAATAAAAGAGATTGTAACAGATCTTTATGATTATATGAAAACACACTTTTCTCACGAAGAAAAATTTATGCAAGATATTAATTATCCAAAAAGTGAAGAGCATAAAAAACTTCATAGGGAGATTATTTTAAAAATAAATGAATTTGTAAAACAACTTCCAACTATGAATATAAGTGATTTTGAAAAAGAGTTATCTAAAATCATAGATATATCTCTTGTTCATCATATTATTCAAGAAGATAGAAAAATAATTGCATGGGAAAGAATGAATCCACATAAAAAATAG
- a CDS encoding antibiotic biosynthesis monooxygenase family protein — MYAVIFEVWPTKDGKEEYLQIASKLKEFLQNCEGFISIERFQSLIEENKLLSLSFWEDEKAIEIWRNMFEHRIAQDKGNTGIFEKYRIRVANVLRDYTKEEREQAPKDSNEHRI; from the coding sequence ATGTACGCAGTTATATTTGAAGTTTGGCCAACAAAAGATGGTAAAGAAGAGTATTTACAAATTGCATCAAAATTAAAAGAATTTTTACAAAATTGTGAAGGATTTATCTCAATTGAGAGATTTCAAAGCCTAATTGAGGAAAACAAACTTTTAAGTCTATCTTTTTGGGAAGATGAAAAAGCAATAGAAATTTGGAGAAACATGTTTGAACACAGAATCGCTCAAGATAAAGGAAACACTGGAATCTTTGAAAAGTATAGAATAAGAGTAGCAAATGTTCTAAGAGATTATACGAAAGAAGAAAGAGAACAAGCTCCAAAAGATTCAAATGAACATAGAATTTAG